The proteins below come from a single Chryseobacterium sp. MA9 genomic window:
- the fahA gene encoding fumarylacetoacetase produces MKSFVDYSSNSDFSIHNIPFGVAVFNKEYIGCCTRIGDQVIDLATLYDLGYFEDIEGLDDNVFEAYTINEFIELGKPVTNAVRTKIQTLLQEGSILSKDQKTIEEAFYDLDKVKMMMPVHIPNYTDFYSSIEHATNVGKMFRDPANALLPNWKHLPVGYHGRASSIVVSGTEINRPKGQMKPAEADKPVFGPCKQLDFELEMAFIINKNTEMGESISTKDAEDAIFGMVVFNDWSARDIQSWEYVPLGPFLAKNFGSSISPWVVTLEALEPFRTASPVQDPEVLDYLKFEGDKNYDINLEVYIQPENGDQNLISESNYKHMYWNMAQQLAHHTVNGCNVEVGDLYASGTISGSDPKSFGSMLELTWRGQNPLSLSNGEERKFIEDNDTVTMKAWAEKDGVRVGFGEVSGKIIPTV; encoded by the coding sequence ATGAAATCATTTGTAGACTATTCCTCAAATTCGGATTTTTCTATACACAATATTCCTTTCGGAGTCGCAGTTTTTAACAAAGAATACATCGGATGCTGTACAAGAATCGGTGATCAGGTAATTGATCTTGCTACCTTGTACGATCTTGGTTATTTTGAAGATATTGAAGGATTGGACGACAATGTTTTTGAAGCTTATACCATCAACGAATTTATCGAACTGGGTAAACCTGTTACCAACGCTGTTCGTACTAAAATTCAGACATTATTACAGGAAGGATCAATATTATCAAAAGATCAGAAAACCATCGAAGAAGCTTTCTATGATCTGGATAAAGTAAAAATGATGATGCCTGTTCACATCCCGAATTACACAGACTTTTACAGCAGTATTGAACATGCTACTAACGTAGGAAAAATGTTCCGTGATCCTGCAAACGCTTTATTGCCTAACTGGAAACATTTACCGGTAGGTTACCACGGAAGAGCATCCTCTATCGTAGTTTCCGGAACGGAGATCAACCGCCCGAAAGGTCAGATGAAGCCTGCAGAAGCAGACAAGCCTGTTTTCGGACCATGTAAACAATTGGATTTTGAATTGGAAATGGCTTTCATCATCAACAAAAATACAGAGATGGGAGAAAGTATTTCTACGAAAGACGCAGAAGATGCTATCTTTGGAATGGTAGTTTTCAACGATTGGTCCGCAAGAGATATTCAATCTTGGGAATATGTTCCGCTAGGGCCATTCCTTGCGAAAAACTTTGGTTCTTCTATTTCTCCATGGGTTGTTACGCTTGAAGCTTTAGAGCCATTCAGAACAGCATCTCCAGTACAGGATCCTGAGGTTTTAGATTATTTAAAATTTGAAGGTGATAAAAACTACGATATCAACCTTGAAGTATACATTCAGCCTGAAAACGGAGATCAAAACCTGATTTCTGAAAGCAATTACAAACACATGTACTGGAATATGGCCCAGCAGCTTGCACACCACACGGTAAACGGATGTAATGTGGAAGTGGGAGATTTATATGCCAGCGGAACCATTTCGGGAAGCGATCCAAAATCTTTCGGTTCTATGCTTGAACTGACATGGAGAGGACAAAATCCTTTATCATTAAGCAACGGCGAAGAAAGAAAATTCATTGAAGATAATGATACCGTGACTATGAAGGCGTGGGCTGAAAAAGATGGTGTAAGAGTTGGTTTCGGGGAAGTTTCCGGTAAAATTATTCCTACAGTTTAA
- the hppD gene encoding 4-hydroxyphenylpyruvate dioxygenase, with protein MSTLTFAEKIAQAENFLPINGTDYIEFYVGNAKQAAHYYKTAFGFQSVAYAGPETGVRDRASYVLQQGKIRLVLTTGLKSDSLISEHVKKHGDGVKILALWVDDAYAAFEETTKRGGKPYLEPVTLTDEHGEVRMSGIYTYGETVHMFIERKNYKGAFMPGYEKWESDYKPEEAGLLYVDHCVGNVDWNRMIPTVEWYEKVMGFVNILSFDDKQINTEYSALMSKVMSNGNGFAKFPINEPAEGKKKSQVEEYLDFYEGEGVQHIAVATKDIIHTVTELKKRGVEFLSAPPEAYYDMVPERVGHIDEDLKKLQDLGILIDHDEEGYLLQIFTKPVEDRPTLFFEIIERHGAQSFGAGNFKALFEALEREQERRGNL; from the coding sequence ATGTCAACACTTACATTTGCCGAGAAAATAGCTCAAGCAGAAAATTTCTTACCGATCAACGGTACAGATTACATTGAGTTTTATGTAGGAAATGCAAAACAGGCTGCCCATTATTACAAGACCGCTTTCGGTTTTCAGTCTGTAGCTTATGCGGGTCCTGAAACAGGAGTAAGGGACCGTGCATCTTATGTGCTTCAACAAGGAAAAATCAGACTGGTATTGACTACCGGGCTTAAGTCTGACTCTCTTATCAGCGAACACGTAAAAAAACATGGTGACGGAGTAAAAATTTTGGCACTTTGGGTAGATGACGCTTATGCAGCTTTCGAAGAAACAACTAAAAGAGGTGGTAAGCCATATTTAGAGCCTGTAACTTTAACTGATGAACATGGTGAGGTAAGAATGTCCGGTATCTACACCTATGGAGAAACCGTTCACATGTTTATAGAAAGAAAAAATTACAAAGGAGCTTTCATGCCTGGATATGAAAAGTGGGAAAGTGACTATAAGCCTGAAGAAGCAGGTTTATTGTATGTAGACCACTGCGTAGGAAATGTTGACTGGAACAGAATGATCCCGACAGTGGAATGGTATGAAAAAGTAATGGGATTTGTAAACATCCTTTCTTTTGATGATAAGCAGATCAATACAGAATATTCTGCATTGATGTCTAAAGTAATGTCCAACGGAAACGGATTTGCTAAATTCCCTATCAACGAACCTGCTGAAGGTAAAAAGAAATCTCAGGTAGAAGAATATCTTGATTTCTACGAAGGAGAAGGTGTACAGCACATTGCTGTTGCTACAAAAGACATCATCCATACCGTAACTGAATTGAAAAAACGTGGTGTAGAGTTTCTTTCTGCTCCACCAGAAGCTTATTACGACATGGTTCCTGAAAGAGTAGGCCATATTGATGAAGATCTTAAAAAACTTCAAGATTTAGGTATACTTATTGATCATGATGAAGAAGGGTACTTGTTACAGATCTTTACCAAGCCTGTAGAAGACCGTCCTACTCTATTCTTCGAAATTATTGAAAGACACGGTGCACAGAGTTTTGGTGCCGGAAACTTCAAAGCTTTATTCGAAGCATTAGAAAGAGAGCAGGAAAGAAGAGGTAATCTTTAA
- a CDS encoding acetyl-CoA hydrolase/transferase family protein gives MNNYISAEEAIYTIKSGNRVFFHGSACTPNYLIDELARQSHRLQNVEMVSITQQGNVEIAKPEYKDSFFINSLFVSTPVRDAVNSDRGDFVPVFLSEIPILFRKNILPLDVAIVTVSPPDRHGFCTLGTSVDIARAAVDTAKNIVAIVNPRMPRTHGDGMIHISRIHKLVWHEEELPTVDYGSKVGPEEMLVGKNVAELIEDRSTLQMGIGTIPDAVLKCLTNHKDLGIHTEMLSDGVINLIQDDVINNKYKGYNDNKTITSFCFGTRKLYDYVDDNTVFAFRDVSEVNFPINIMRNKKMVAINSAIEIDLTGQVCADSIGTMQYSGIGGQMDFMRGAALSDDGKPIIAITARTKKGISRIVPFLKQGAGVVTTRGHIHYVVTEYGTAYLYGKNLRQRAQELISIAHPDDREMLERAAFERFKH, from the coding sequence ATGAATAATTACATCAGCGCAGAAGAAGCAATATATACGATAAAAAGTGGAAACCGAGTATTTTTTCACGGCAGTGCATGCACTCCCAACTACCTGATTGATGAGCTCGCAAGACAGTCTCACCGATTGCAAAATGTAGAAATGGTTTCCATTACCCAACAGGGCAATGTGGAAATTGCAAAACCGGAATACAAAGACAGTTTTTTCATCAATTCCTTATTTGTTTCCACTCCTGTTCGTGATGCCGTGAATTCTGACAGAGGAGACTTTGTGCCTGTATTTCTAAGTGAAATTCCTATTTTATTCAGAAAAAATATTCTGCCTCTAGATGTAGCAATTGTTACGGTTTCTCCGCCGGACAGACATGGTTTCTGTACGTTGGGAACTTCTGTAGATATTGCAAGAGCGGCTGTAGATACCGCAAAAAACATTGTTGCAATCGTCAATCCCAGAATGCCGAGAACCCATGGAGACGGAATGATCCATATCAGCAGAATCCATAAACTAGTTTGGCATGAAGAAGAACTTCCTACCGTAGATTATGGCTCAAAAGTAGGTCCTGAAGAAATGCTTGTAGGAAAAAATGTGGCTGAACTTATTGAAGACAGATCTACCCTTCAGATGGGTATCGGGACCATTCCTGATGCTGTTTTAAAATGCCTTACCAACCATAAAGATCTGGGAATTCACACCGAAATGCTGAGCGATGGTGTTATTAACCTAATTCAGGATGATGTGATTAACAATAAATACAAAGGGTACAACGATAATAAAACCATTACAAGTTTCTGCTTCGGAACCAGAAAACTGTATGACTATGTGGATGACAATACTGTATTTGCTTTCAGAGACGTAAGTGAAGTAAACTTCCCAATCAATATCATGAGAAACAAAAAAATGGTTGCCATCAATTCTGCCATCGAAATAGATCTCACGGGGCAGGTATGTGCCGATTCTATCGGAACAATGCAGTACAGCGGAATTGGAGGACAAATGGACTTTATGCGTGGTGCTGCATTAAGTGATGACGGAAAACCTATTATAGCTATTACTGCAAGAACAAAAAAAGGAATTTCCAGAATCGTTCCTTTTCTTAAACAGGGAGCTGGTGTGGTAACCACAAGAGGACATATCCATTATGTTGTTACTGAATACGGAACGGCTTACCTGTATGGGAAAAACCTTCGACAGAGAGCGCAGGAACTCATCAGCATTGCCCATCCCGACGACAGAGAAATGCTGGAAAGAGCAGCTTTCGAGAGATTTAAACACTAA
- a CDS encoding succinate CoA transferase codes for MLERIRLESLHQKVTTAENAVKIIKDGMTIGSSGFTKAGDSKAILPALAERGKTEDLKVTLMTGASLGHGTDGKLAEANVLKKRMPFQVDTVLRNKINNGEILFIDQHLSESAELLHTKNLQSIDLAIIEAAYIERDGSIVPTTSVGNSVTFAALAKKVIIEINTEVPEEVYGIHDIYQAEDYPYRNVIPIVAPWNKIGRKSIPVDPEKIEAIVFTNRKDSPADIAEPDEKTTAIAKHLLAFFENEVLLGRLTDRLLPLQAGIGKVANAVLTGFKDSNFYDLTMFSEVLQDSTFDLIDSGKLSFASASSITVSQECYERVLGNLSKYKEKFVLRPQNISNTPGLIRRLGVIAINTAIEFDIYGNVNSTHIGGTKIMNGIGGSGDFARNAYLSIFVTQAASKGNNISHVLPMVSHTDHTEHDVDILVTDIGLADLRGLAPRERAQKIIDNCVHPDYKEELQSYFDRACERGGHTPHLLEESFSWHLRFSETGSMKQKTAVETDN; via the coding sequence ATGTTAGAAAGAATCAGATTAGAAAGTTTACACCAAAAGGTAACAACAGCTGAAAACGCTGTAAAAATTATTAAAGACGGTATGACCATTGGGTCCAGCGGCTTTACAAAAGCAGGTGACAGCAAAGCTATTTTGCCGGCACTGGCGGAAAGAGGAAAAACAGAAGACCTAAAAGTCACTTTGATGACCGGGGCTTCACTGGGGCATGGTACCGACGGAAAACTGGCTGAAGCCAATGTTCTAAAAAAAAGAATGCCGTTTCAGGTAGATACTGTCTTAAGGAACAAAATCAACAACGGTGAAATTCTCTTCATCGATCAGCATTTAAGTGAAAGTGCCGAACTTCTTCATACTAAAAACCTTCAAAGCATTGACCTAGCCATTATTGAAGCTGCTTATATTGAAAGAGACGGAAGCATTGTTCCTACTACTTCTGTAGGTAATTCAGTGACATTTGCGGCTTTGGCTAAGAAAGTGATTATTGAAATCAATACCGAAGTCCCGGAAGAAGTTTACGGAATTCATGATATATACCAGGCAGAAGATTATCCTTACAGAAATGTGATTCCTATTGTAGCTCCATGGAATAAAATTGGGAGAAAAAGTATTCCTGTAGATCCTGAAAAAATTGAAGCGATCGTTTTTACCAACCGTAAGGACAGCCCCGCTGATATTGCAGAACCGGACGAGAAAACAACAGCTATCGCCAAACACCTTCTTGCATTCTTTGAAAATGAAGTTCTTTTGGGACGCCTTACAGACAGATTACTTCCTCTTCAGGCAGGTATCGGTAAAGTGGCCAATGCCGTTCTTACAGGATTCAAAGACAGTAATTTTTATGACCTGACGATGTTTTCGGAAGTGCTTCAGGACAGTACATTTGATCTGATAGATTCCGGTAAGCTAAGTTTTGCATCTGCATCTTCCATTACAGTTTCCCAAGAATGCTATGAGAGAGTTTTAGGAAACCTTTCAAAATATAAAGAAAAGTTCGTTTTAAGACCGCAGAATATTTCCAATACTCCCGGGTTGATCAGAAGACTTGGAGTAATTGCCATCAACACAGCAATTGAGTTCGATATCTATGGAAATGTAAACTCTACCCATATCGGAGGAACAAAAATCATGAATGGAATCGGAGGTTCCGGAGACTTCGCAAGAAATGCTTATTTAAGTATTTTTGTAACTCAGGCCGCTTCAAAAGGCAACAATATTTCTCACGTTCTTCCAATGGTCTCTCATACCGATCATACAGAACATGATGTAGATATTCTGGTAACAGATATCGGATTGGCTGATTTAAGAGGATTGGCACCGAGAGAAAGAGCACAGAAAATCATTGATAATTGTGTTCACCCGGATTATAAAGAAGAGTTACAATCCTATTTCGACAGAGCATGTGAAAGAGGTGGACACACCCCTCATTTGCTTGAAGAATCTTTCAGCTGGCATCTGAGATTTTCCGAAACAGGAAGTATGAAACAAAAAACAGCTGTTGAAACCGACAATTAA
- a CDS encoding homogentisate 1,2-dioxygenase, whose protein sequence is MRYHLAGNIPPKRHTIFKSPEDKFYYEQLFGTEGFHGISSLLYHIHRPTQIKSIGEPKDVTPKIAVEKNIAPRMFKGMNVTPEEDFMDSRKILLMNNDLKMGLAKPRKSMDYFYKNAECDELLYVHQGTGILKTFVGDLEFVTGDYLIIPRGTIYQVELKSDDTVFFVLESHSPIYTPKRYRNEFGQLLEHSPFCERDMIAPTYKEPVDEKGEFLIKVKKENQITDFIYATHPFDVVGWDGYFYPYKFNIKNFEPITGRIHQPPPVHQNFEGHNFVVCSFCARMYDYHPQAIPAPYNHSNIDSDEVLFYTEGDFMSRNHIDLMDFTLHPGGIVHGPHPGAMERSISKKFTEEYAVMVDPFRPLKITEEALKVEDPSYKTSWLE, encoded by the coding sequence ATGAGATATCATTTAGCGGGAAATATCCCACCAAAAAGACATACGATCTTTAAGTCTCCGGAAGATAAATTTTACTATGAACAGCTCTTCGGTACAGAAGGCTTCCATGGTATTTCTTCTCTGTTATATCATATCCACCGCCCTACGCAGATCAAATCTATCGGTGAACCGAAAGATGTCACGCCAAAAATAGCTGTGGAAAAAAACATCGCTCCAAGAATGTTTAAGGGGATGAATGTTACTCCTGAAGAGGATTTCATGGACAGCCGAAAAATCCTTTTGATGAATAATGATTTGAAAATGGGATTGGCTAAGCCGAGAAAATCGATGGATTATTTCTACAAAAATGCGGAATGTGATGAACTTTTATATGTTCATCAGGGAACCGGAATTTTAAAAACTTTTGTAGGAGATCTTGAATTCGTTACCGGAGATTATCTTATAATTCCGAGAGGAACCATTTATCAGGTAGAGCTGAAATCTGATGATACTGTATTTTTTGTATTGGAAAGCCACTCTCCTATTTATACTCCGAAAAGATACAGAAATGAATTCGGACAGCTTTTGGAACATTCTCCATTCTGCGAGAGAGATATGATTGCTCCTACTTATAAAGAACCTGTTGACGAGAAAGGAGAATTCCTTATTAAAGTAAAAAAAGAAAACCAGATTACAGATTTCATCTACGCAACACATCCGTTTGATGTAGTAGGCTGGGACGGATATTTTTATCCTTATAAATTCAATATTAAAAACTTTGAACCCATTACCGGAAGAATTCACCAACCGCCACCGGTTCACCAAAATTTTGAAGGACACAATTTCGTAGTATGCTCATTCTGTGCAAGAATGTATGATTATCATCCACAGGCAATTCCTGCACCTTACAATCACTCCAATATTGATTCTGATGAGGTATTGTTCTATACAGAAGGGGATTTCATGAGCCGTAATCATATTGACTTGATGGACTTTACCCTTCACCCTGGAGGAATTGTACACGGACCTCATCCGGGTGCTATGGAAAGAAGTATTAGTAAAAAATTTACGGAAGAATATGCTGTAATGGTAGACCCTTTCCGTCCTTTAAAAATCACCGAAGAAGCTTTAAAAGTGGAAGATCCTTCTTACAAAACTTCTTGGCTGGAATAA
- a CDS encoding TonB-dependent siderophore receptor yields MKRILFSITFLSTYCFAQETDSLSLQQSKTLDSAKVMKREIKTSNIEDVVVTGTIKPMSRSKSPVAVEIYSQEFFQKNPTPSIFEAIAMVNGVKPQLNCSVCNTGDIHINGLEGPYTMILIDGMPIVSSLSTVYGLSGIPNSLVDRIEVVKGPASSIYGSEAMGGVINIITKNALTAPKLSVDMMTSTWSENNLDLSTKFNAGKNAASLLSLNYFSFKERIDQNKDNFTDATLQSRISVFNKWNFKRKENRQASFAMRYLYEDRFGGEMQWNKSFRGSDEVYGESIYTNRAEVFGLYEWPIKEHIVTQFSYNYHDQNSFYGSNPFNATQKVAFVQTYWDRSFGKHDITAGLTFKRTFYDDNTPGTLAADGITNAPMKSPIWGAFIQDQWEINDKNTLLLGYRYDYDKVHHSVHSPRLAWKFSPNPYHTLRFNFGTGFRVVNLFTEDHAALTGSREVVVKSDLKPERSVNGNLNYIWKIPVGNRLVNLDASAFYTYFSNKIVGDFDSDPNKIIYDNLHGYGISRGASLNVDFSFQFPLSVNLGVTYLDVYQKFDNENQKIQQLHAPKWSGTYNLTYKFPSNLTIDFTGQFYGPMRLPVLQNDYRPEYSPFYSLANIQVSKSFKSGFEVYCGIKNLFNFTPKDPLMRSFDPFDKHVDDPINNPNHYTFDTAYGYAPMQRIRGFLGIKYTLK; encoded by the coding sequence ATGAAGCGAATATTATTTTCTATTACTTTTTTATCAACCTATTGTTTTGCGCAGGAGACAGACAGTTTAAGCTTACAACAATCTAAAACTTTGGATTCTGCAAAAGTTATGAAGAGGGAAATCAAGACAAGTAACATCGAGGATGTAGTGGTGACCGGTACCATAAAACCGATGAGCAGATCAAAAAGTCCTGTAGCAGTAGAGATCTACAGCCAGGAATTCTTTCAGAAAAACCCGACTCCCAGTATTTTTGAAGCCATTGCTATGGTGAATGGAGTAAAACCTCAGCTGAATTGTTCTGTGTGTAATACGGGAGATATCCATATCAACGGACTGGAAGGTCCCTACACTATGATTCTGATTGACGGAATGCCCATTGTGAGTTCACTTTCTACGGTATATGGATTGAGTGGAATTCCGAACAGTCTGGTAGACCGAATAGAAGTGGTAAAGGGGCCTGCATCATCCATTTATGGTTCTGAAGCAATGGGAGGAGTAATTAATATTATTACTAAAAATGCTTTGACCGCTCCTAAGCTAAGCGTAGATATGATGACGAGTACCTGGAGTGAGAATAATCTGGATCTTTCAACCAAGTTCAATGCAGGAAAGAATGCCGCTTCATTATTAAGTTTGAATTATTTCAGTTTTAAAGAAAGAATAGACCAGAATAAAGATAATTTTACAGATGCTACCTTACAAAGCAGAATTTCAGTTTTCAACAAATGGAATTTTAAAAGAAAAGAAAACAGACAGGCAAGTTTTGCAATGAGGTATCTGTATGAAGACCGTTTTGGAGGAGAAATGCAATGGAATAAATCTTTCCGCGGCAGTGATGAAGTGTATGGAGAAAGCATTTATACCAACAGAGCGGAGGTTTTCGGATTGTATGAATGGCCTATCAAGGAGCATATTGTGACACAGTTTTCCTATAACTATCATGACCAGAACTCATTTTACGGATCAAACCCCTTCAATGCCACACAAAAAGTAGCTTTCGTACAGACGTATTGGGACAGAAGCTTCGGGAAACATGATATCACTGCCGGGCTTACTTTCAAAAGAACGTTTTACGATGACAATACACCCGGAACATTAGCCGCAGACGGTATCACGAATGCACCAATGAAATCTCCTATCTGGGGTGCCTTTATCCAGGATCAGTGGGAAATCAATGATAAAAATACTTTATTGCTTGGATACCGATATGACTATGATAAAGTACATCATTCTGTACATTCGCCGAGGTTAGCATGGAAGTTTTCACCCAATCCGTATCATACCCTGCGTTTCAATTTTGGAACGGGCTTCAGAGTGGTGAATTTATTTACTGAAGATCATGCTGCACTGACAGGTTCAAGAGAAGTGGTGGTAAAGTCTGATCTTAAACCGGAAAGATCAGTGAACGGAAACCTGAATTATATATGGAAAATTCCTGTAGGAAACCGTCTGGTGAATCTTGATGCTTCTGCATTCTATACTTATTTCAGCAATAAAATTGTAGGTGATTTTGATTCCGATCCTAATAAAATTATTTATGATAATCTTCACGGATACGGAATTTCAAGAGGAGCTTCTTTGAACGTGGATTTTAGTTTTCAATTTCCCTTGAGTGTCAATCTTGGAGTGACTTATCTTGATGTATATCAGAAATTTGATAACGAAAATCAAAAAATACAACAGCTGCATGCTCCAAAATGGAGTGGAACCTATAACCTTACATATAAGTTCCCAAGTAACCTGACTATAGATTTTACAGGACAATTTTATGGACCGATGAGGCTTCCTGTTCTGCAGAATGATTATCGCCCTGAATATTCACCATTCTATTCTTTGGCCAATATTCAGGTGTCCAAGAGTTTCAAATCAGGATTTGAAGTGTACTGCGGAATTAAAAATTTATTCAATTTTACCCCTAAAGATCCTTTGATGAGATCGTTTGACCCATTTGACAAACATGTTGATGATCCTATCAACAATCCTAATCATTATACTTTTGATACAGCATACGGGTATGCCCCAATGCAGCGTATCAGAGGTTTTCTGGGAATAAAATATACTTTAAAATGA
- a CDS encoding cupin domain-containing protein, whose product MNTIPRRIVTGMKDGKSIIIEDQQVENAVEHFPGLIISDVWNTQEMPANLNFETRIPNTGFPQTPKNGTYFRYVVVPPDKDLGIEWKKNEPHPMMHQTPTLDYIIILSGELYLIMEEGETFLKPGDIVIQRGTNHAWSNRSDQPCIQLAVLIDASGQG is encoded by the coding sequence ATGAACACAATACCAAGACGAATCGTAACAGGAATGAAAGACGGAAAATCCATCATCATAGAGGATCAGCAGGTAGAAAATGCAGTGGAACATTTTCCGGGATTGATAATTTCAGACGTGTGGAATACACAAGAGATGCCGGCAAATTTGAACTTTGAAACCAGAATTCCCAATACCGGATTTCCACAAACACCTAAAAATGGCACCTATTTTCGATATGTAGTTGTTCCTCCTGATAAAGATTTAGGGATTGAATGGAAAAAGAATGAACCTCATCCAATGATGCATCAAACGCCAACGCTGGATTATATCATTATTCTTTCCGGTGAACTCTATCTCATCATGGAAGAAGGAGAAACGTTTCTAAAACCGGGAGACATCGTCATTCAGAGAGGAACGAATCACGCGTGGAGCAACCGCTCTGATCAACCTTGCATTCAACTGGCTGTGTTGATCGATGCAAGTGGTCAGGGGTAA
- a CDS encoding NADP-dependent oxidoreductase, translating to MKAVILNENGKLEDGFAKQPQPKSNEVLIQIKASGFNPIDYQMLENELERKLISSPILGRELSGIIVDKGSEVTQFNIGDEVYCGSGSMGSNGTYAEYIAVPEAIVSFKPHNISFEQAASIPSAGLTSLQIFNRLKLNPENTLLITGAAGGVGSFLIKLLLAHNIRQIIATVGSEENRQMLLNLGLKSHQIVNYKDENLIKNILKANNDQPFEFGIDLVGNYMSEVTAEVLKINGTYVDVTALVTKDAHETLFNKGTLIMNISNYTYGMIKKYEYYKNSLLEIKNLIENGNILPPQHKVIGNLSLETVLQAHAILKNNQTQGHKLIMKH from the coding sequence ATGAAAGCAGTTATTTTAAATGAAAATGGAAAGCTGGAAGACGGATTTGCCAAGCAGCCCCAGCCCAAAAGCAATGAAGTGTTAATCCAGATTAAAGCAAGCGGTTTCAATCCCATAGATTACCAAATGCTGGAAAACGAGCTCGAACGGAAACTGATCAGTTCCCCCATATTAGGAAGAGAATTATCAGGAATCATCGTCGACAAAGGTTCCGAAGTTACGCAATTCAACATCGGTGATGAAGTCTATTGTGGCAGCGGCTCCATGGGAAGCAACGGTACCTATGCAGAATATATTGCTGTCCCAGAAGCTATTGTTTCTTTTAAACCTCATAATATCTCGTTTGAACAGGCGGCTTCCATTCCTTCAGCAGGGCTTACTTCTTTACAGATCTTTAACCGTCTGAAATTAAATCCGGAAAATACACTCCTTATCACTGGTGCAGCTGGAGGCGTTGGTTCATTTTTGATCAAACTTTTATTGGCACATAACATCCGGCAGATCATCGCAACCGTTGGTAGTGAAGAAAACAGACAGATGCTTCTCAATTTAGGATTAAAAAGCCATCAAATTGTTAATTACAAAGATGAAAATCTTATTAAAAACATTTTAAAAGCCAACAACGATCAGCCCTTCGAGTTTGGAATTGACCTGGTTGGAAATTACATGTCGGAAGTGACTGCAGAGGTTTTAAAAATTAACGGAACTTATGTGGATGTGACAGCCTTAGTCACTAAAGATGCTCATGAAACATTGTTCAACAAAGGAACTTTGATTATGAATATCTCCAATTATACTTATGGAATGATTAAAAAGTATGAGTATTATAAAAACAGTTTACTTGAAATAAAAAACCTTATTGAAAATGGAAATATACTTCCACCACAACATAAAGTAATAGGAAATCTTTCTTTGGAAACTGTTCTGCAGGCACATGCTATTTTAAAAAATAATCAAACCCAAGGTCATAAACTTATCATGAAACATTAA
- a CDS encoding helix-turn-helix domain-containing protein, producing MAKIIENGIEREASCTEELFAMRDSLDVLGGKWKLMILRYLTNRPDQMIHFKKLERSIEGISAKMLSKELKELETNLLITRTIQDTKPITVTYAVTEYGKSVFPVTETLVNWGILHREKIKESMSSSDI from the coding sequence ATGGCAAAAATCATTGAAAACGGCATCGAAAGAGAAGCCAGCTGTACAGAAGAACTGTTCGCTATGCGGGACAGCCTGGATGTATTGGGAGGAAAATGGAAACTTATGATTTTACGGTATCTGACCAACAGACCGGATCAGATGATTCATTTTAAAAAACTGGAGCGAAGCATCGAAGGAATTTCCGCTAAAATGCTGAGCAAAGAATTAAAAGAACTGGAAACCAATCTTTTGATCACAAGAACCATCCAGGATACGAAACCTATCACTGTAACGTATGCTGTGACCGAATATGGGAAATCAGTATTTCCTGTGACAGAAACTTTGGTCAATTGGGGGATACTTCATCGGGAGAAAATCAAAGAATCAATGAGTTCTTCTGATATATAA